One region of Trichosurus vulpecula isolate mTriVul1 chromosome 1, mTriVul1.pri, whole genome shotgun sequence genomic DNA includes:
- the SPIN1 gene encoding spindlin-1, with the protein MKTPFGKTAGQRSRADAGHAGVSASMMKKRTSHKKHRSNVGPSKPISQPRRNIVGCRIQHGWKEGSGPVTQWKGTVLDQVPVNPSLYLIKYDGFDCVYGLELHKDERVSALEVLPDRVASSRISDAHLADTMIGKAVEHMFETEDGSKDEWRGMVLARAPIMNTWFYITYEKDPVLYMYQLLDDYKEGDLRIMPDSNDSPPAEREPGEVVDSLVGKQVEYAKEDGSKRTGMVIHQVEAKPSVYFIKFDDDFHIYVYDLVKTS; encoded by the exons GACATGCAGGTGTATCTGCCAGCATGATGAAGAAAAGGACTTCCCACaa aaaACATCGAAGCAACGTGGGACCCAGCAAACCTATTTCTCAGCCCCGGAGAAACATTGTAGGATGTAGAATTCAacatggatggaaggaagggagtggaCCTGTAACTCAGTGGAAAGGGACAGTTCTGGATCAGGTTCCTGTAAATCCTTCTCTCTATCTTATAAAATATGATGGATTTGACTGTGTTTATGGACTAGAACTTCACAAAGATGAACGAGTTTCAGCACTTGAAGTTCTTCCTGACAGAGTTG catcttCTCGAATCAGTGATGCCCATTTGGCAGATACAATGATTGGAAAAGCAGTGGAACATATGTTTGAAACAGAGGATGGCTCAAAGGACGAATGGAGGGGAATGGTCTTAGCTAGAGCTCCTATAATGAACACGTGGTTTTATATTACCTATGAGAAAGATCCTGTCTTGTACATGTACCAGCTTTTAGATGACTATAAAGAAGGTGACCTCCGTATCATGCCAGAttcta ATGATTCACCTCCAGCTGAACGGGAACCAGGAGAAGTTGTAGACAGCCTGGTAGGCAAACAAGTGGAATATGCCAAAGAAGATGGCTCCAAAAGGACTGGCATGGTCATTCATCAAGTAGAAGCCAAACCCTCCGTCTATTTCATCAAGTTTGATGATGATTTCCATATTTATGTCTACGATTTGGTGAAAACATCCTAG